ATCAGTTCATTCTTAGTTTATTAATTGATCGTGGGGAATGGGTGAAGATTAAGAGGTAATTTTTCATTTCTCTTTCCCCCTCTTTTTTGACTTTGATATGCTTATTCCACAGTTTGTACTTGCTTCTGCTTCACCAGCGCGACGCCGCTTGCTGCAAAGTGTTGGCATTGAACCAATAGTTTGCCCTAGCGATTTTGACGAATCGCAAGTCCAATTAAACGATCCCGATCGCTTGGTGCAAACTCTATCGCTGCATAAGGCGGAAACTGTAGTTTCGCAGTTTGAATCAGCGTTGATTATGGGTTGTGATTCGGTTTTGGCTGTTAATGGTGAGATTCATGGTAAACCTGCTGATGCTACCGAAGCGATCGCCCGTTGGCAGGTGATGCAAGGTAACTTTGGCGACCTATACACTGGTCATACT
The genomic region above belongs to Calothrix sp. NIES-2098 and contains:
- a CDS encoding maf protein translates to MLIPQFVLASASPARRRLLQSVGIEPIVCPSDFDESQVQLNDPDRLVQTLSLHKAETVVSQFESALIMGCDSVLAVNGEIHGKPADATEAIARWQVMQGNFGDLYTGHTLIDLTQNLTVTKCQVTRVYFAQMSDRDIQAYVATGEPLKCAGAFALEGFGSLFVEKISGCHSNVIGLSLPLLRHMLAELGYNVVDFWS